One Candidatus Binataceae bacterium genomic region harbors:
- a CDS encoding zinc-binding dehydrogenase → MSQTMKALYNVPGPEGAIPQWREVPIPTPGVGEVLVRIHASAINRGELIRRPELRLDNPNAKPGRGGTEFGGEIAAVGAGVSQWKVGDRVMARAHGCYAPFTVVDQRALMAIPAGLSWVAAAAIPNVFITAHDALVSNARLAAGEAVMITAGSSGVGTAAIQIARCLEAHPVLATTRSAAKSEALRSLGADQVINTTEPGWTEAVLKATGGRGVDVIIDHVGGSMLPDNIKALAIKGRLVSVGRNDSKVGPCDLDEVARKRISIIGVTFRTRSAEEALQCSQRFAEQMLGEFERGRMHPVVDRTFAFEQINDAHAYMLGNAQVGKIVLTMD, encoded by the coding sequence ATGAGCCAGACCATGAAGGCGCTCTACAACGTGCCCGGACCCGAGGGCGCGATACCACAGTGGCGCGAGGTGCCGATTCCCACCCCTGGGGTGGGCGAGGTGTTGGTGCGAATTCACGCCAGCGCGATCAACCGCGGTGAATTGATTCGACGTCCTGAGCTGCGGCTGGACAATCCCAACGCCAAGCCGGGCCGCGGCGGGACGGAATTCGGCGGCGAGATCGCGGCGGTGGGCGCGGGCGTCAGTCAGTGGAAGGTGGGAGATCGAGTAATGGCACGAGCCCACGGCTGCTATGCCCCCTTCACGGTAGTGGATCAGCGCGCCCTGATGGCGATTCCCGCCGGCTTAAGTTGGGTGGCAGCGGCGGCCATTCCCAACGTCTTTATCACCGCCCATGATGCTCTTGTCAGTAACGCCCGCCTGGCCGCGGGTGAAGCGGTGATGATAACCGCGGGCTCCTCGGGCGTGGGCACCGCCGCGATTCAGATCGCACGCTGCCTGGAAGCCCATCCCGTGCTCGCCACCACCCGTTCAGCAGCCAAGAGCGAGGCCTTGCGATCGCTTGGTGCCGATCAGGTGATTAATACCACCGAGCCAGGCTGGACCGAGGCAGTACTTAAAGCCACCGGCGGACGCGGTGTGGATGTAATCATCGATCATGTGGGCGGCTCGATGTTACCCGACAACATCAAGGCGCTGGCGATCAAGGGGCGCCTGGTCAGCGTAGGACGCAACGACAGCAAGGTTGGACCGTGCGATTTGGACGAGGTCGCGCGCAAACGCATCTCGATTATCGGAGTAACCTTCCGCACCCGCAGCGCCGAGGAAGCTCTGCAATGCAGCCAACGCTTCGCCGAACAAATGCTGGGCGAATTCGAACGCGGCCGGATGCATCCCGTGGTCGATCGCACCTTTGCCTTCGAGCAGATCAATGATGCCCATGCCTACATGCTGGGCAATGCTCAAGTTGGTAAAATCGTCCTTACCATGGACTGA
- the hisH gene encoding imidazole glycerol phosphate synthase subunit HisH yields the protein MIAIIDYGAGNLASVARALEHLGHQCVVTAETGVISGAERVILPGVGAAGATMENLRRLGLEEVLREQVIAAGKPFLGICIGIQILLERSEEDDTRCLGLIAGTVRRFHSEQANPLKVPQIGWNQVHQVRPHPIFDGVPDQTHFYFVNSYYPVPTDPDVTIAIADYGVSFTAALARGRLVATQFHLEKSGAAGLRLLDNFCRLV from the coding sequence ATGATCGCCATTATTGATTACGGCGCCGGCAACCTGGCCAGTGTCGCCCGTGCCCTGGAACATTTGGGCCACCAATGTGTGGTCACTGCGGAGACGGGCGTGATTTCCGGTGCGGAGCGGGTAATTTTACCGGGGGTGGGAGCGGCCGGCGCGACGATGGAGAATTTGCGCCGGCTAGGGCTGGAAGAGGTGCTGCGCGAGCAGGTAATCGCGGCCGGGAAGCCGTTTTTGGGAATCTGTATCGGAATTCAGATCCTGCTGGAGCGCAGCGAAGAGGATGACACGCGCTGCCTGGGCCTAATCGCCGGCACGGTGCGCCGATTTCATTCCGAGCAAGCCAATCCGCTGAAAGTGCCCCAGATCGGCTGGAACCAGGTCCATCAAGTACGGCCCCATCCGATTTTCGATGGTGTCCCCGACCAGACCCATTTTTATTTCGTAAATTCCTATTATCCCGTGCCCACCGACCCGGACGTGACCATCGCCATCGCAGATTATGGCGTCAGCTTCACTGCGGCACTGGCGCGCGGTCGGCTAGTCGCTACTCAGTTTCACCTGGAGAAGAGCGGCGCGGCAGGATTGCGGCTGCTGGATAATTTCTGCCGCCTGGTATAG
- the hisF gene encoding imidazole glycerol phosphate synthase subunit HisF, with amino-acid sequence MLSKRIIPCLDVRAGKVTKGIAFEGNVDVGDPVAMARHYYHEGADEMVFYDITASNEQRGIMLEVVRAVAREIFIPFTVGGGLRTLEDMRAVLLAGAEKVSVDSGAVRTPEIISQGARAFGRQCIVLSMQVKRTGARPSLPSGYEVVIDGGRLPTGLDAIAWARRGEDLGAGELCINSIDRDGTNQGFELELTGQISAAVTIPVIASGGAGAPEHLRQAFVQAGADAAIVASIVHYGEHSIGEIKRYLRAHGVAVREVGMEAGCK; translated from the coding sequence ATGCTGTCTAAACGCATTATTCCCTGCCTGGATGTCAGGGCGGGTAAGGTCACCAAGGGAATTGCCTTCGAAGGCAATGTCGATGTGGGCGACCCGGTGGCGATGGCGCGCCATTACTACCACGAGGGCGCCGACGAAATGGTCTTTTACGATATCACCGCCTCCAACGAGCAGCGCGGGATCATGCTGGAGGTGGTGCGCGCGGTAGCGCGTGAAATCTTCATCCCCTTTACAGTAGGCGGCGGCTTGCGCACCCTCGAGGATATGCGAGCGGTGCTGTTGGCAGGCGCGGAGAAGGTTTCCGTCGACTCCGGCGCCGTGCGTACCCCCGAGATCATCAGCCAGGGGGCACGCGCTTTTGGCCGCCAATGCATCGTACTGTCAATGCAGGTCAAGCGCACCGGCGCACGGCCTTCACTGCCTTCGGGCTACGAGGTCGTGATCGACGGCGGACGCCTGCCCACCGGCCTAGATGCGATTGCCTGGGCACGCCGTGGCGAGGACTTGGGTGCGGGTGAACTATGTATCAACTCGATCGATCGCGACGGTACCAACCAGGGCTTTGAATTGGAATTGACCGGCCAGATCAGTGCCGCCGTCACTATTCCGGTGATCGCCTCTGGCGGGGCAGGTGCGCCCGAGCATCTGCGCCAAGCCTTCGTCCAAGCCGGCGCCGACGCCGCCATTGTAGCTTCGATCGTCCATTACGGCGAACATTCGATCGGCGAGATCAAGCGCTACCTGCGCGCCCATGGCGTCGCGGTGCGCGAGGTGGGAATGGAGGCAGGGTGCAAGTGA